Part of the uncultured Desulfobacter sp. genome, CTTCACCCAATTTTTGGCGCAGATCAGGGCTTTCCATTAAATCCATCAAATAAGTGGCAATATCATGAACACTGGCGCGATAATCAACAGTGCGGGGACTTGGAAAAACGATCTTCTGCCTTTCCTTTGAATCGGTTTCGGCGAATACCATGGTTTCCTTTAAGAGAATTTCCTGGGCGATTTCGGCCAAAAGAGCGGTTTCCCCATGGACCAGGGTATCCAGCATTCCCATGGCCTTTATTCCAATTACCGGTTTTCCACAGGCACCAGCCTCAACCTGAGGCATGCCAAACCCTTCCAGTCGTGACGGGGCCGCATAAATATCGCAGGCATTTATTAAATGAGGCATGAAATTTCTGGATAATCGATTCATCACATTGATGATGTTCAGGCTGATCCCAAGCTGGTTGGACAGTGTATGATCAGATGCATTCTGTACCTCGGTCCTTTCCTGGGGCCAGACCTTGCAGACATATTTCCAGGGAGGGGCTTTGGGGTTATTGATGGCCAGGGCCTGCATCACTTCCAGGGCCCCCTTGGAAGCAGCATCCCCGCCAACGGTTAAAATCATCATGTCATCCGGAGCAACCCCCAATGATTGTCTTACCGCCGCCACCTTGGGATCTGCCCTATCCATGGGATGAAACGCGTCTGTATCACATCCCACGGGCAGCACCTCAATAATATCTGGATTGATACCGTCCCGGATATACACCTCTTTCACCCAGTTTGATGTCACCAAAATGAGCGGCAGACTGTTTAATATTTCACGATAATTTGAAATATAACCGTCTGCAACCAGCCAGGGGACAGGCTGAACGCCATACTGCTGGGGATGAAGAATTAAATCCGGGGTATGCCCCCAATACCCGACCCCGAGAACCACATCCGGTTTAAACCATCTGTAGTACCACTCTTTTTCCTGGGCCGATTCAAAATTTACAGGATACGCATCCACTCCCATTTCCTTTAAACCTCTGTATAACAATTCTCCCTGTGTGGCCAATCCGCCGGGGGAGGCTGGATAGTCATATAAAACCAATACTTTCATTTTTCTCTCCCTTTTTAAAACACCAAAAAGCCTCTCTTTTCGGTGTTGTCATTGCTTCAAAACTCTCTTTTGAAAATCCGTAGGTCCGGGTGATCATCTTATATTTTTTAAGCCGGATCGGTTCTGAAAGTTCAACGATCCTGTCGGCATGCTGAATCGCCCGGGGATAACCGGTTGTGTTATGGTCTTCATAGGCAAAAAGCCATAATTCACCTGCATTTAAAATATTTTGCTCCCATGAATCTGACACGGTCCGGCCGATTTCCTCATGCCTTTTATGCCGGGTGTATTCGCCGGCCGGGCTGTGGGTGATAATCAAATCAAAATAAACCGGGGGTAATAATAATCGAAGGTCTTTTTTGATATGATTTTGAGTGATCGTTTTTTGTTCCGGGCCGTCGTCAAGGTTCCCCATGGCCCCGGTTGCGCCGTAAAGGGTTAACGCGGCAGAAAATTTCGGTGCCCGGTCCAAATCATTGCCCCGACAAAGACAGATGATGGTCCAGTCGCACTGGGGATTCATCAAGATCAGCCCCCCGCACCATAATGTTTCATCGTCGGGGTGGGCGACAATGACGGCAATTTTCTTAAAATTAAACAGGCTGCTCATATTCATTGCCGATCTTCCTTGCTCTTTTGGGATGATCCAGATCCATCTTGAGTTCCAACGCGGTTTCAATTAATAAATTCCAGCCCATGGCCAATTGCAGATAGGGATTAAATTCTCCTAAATCCGGTATCTGCAGCGTCGGGAAAGATGTTTTCCGGGTGGATATGGCAATGACGATCACACCAATTGTCTCTACCAAGGTTTTCTGTATTTTGGCTTCTTGTTCCGGGAAAGGATCTATCAGGATGATCACTTCATTTTTGGACATGACCTCTTCAATTCCATGGACCGCATAGGTGCCTTCCAGGTAATCTGATTTTTTTCCGACAATTTCATTGGCTTTCAGCGCCAATTCTTCTGAAACACCGTTATTTCTGCCTGAAAAATAGATCATATCGGAAGCGACCAATTGATTGACAATGGTTTCAGGAATCTTTTGTTTCAGCACCTGGTCGATGAGAACCCCGGTCTCGTTTAAATCCGGAAGATCCTTAAGATTGGATTTTCGGAACAGAATATCGTAAAACAATGCCTGTTCAATCACTGTTTTTGTTGCAGCCACAGCATTCTCATGACCACTTCTTAAAAGATAGGTATAATCTGCCCCATTCATCAGTACCGAATCTTTATGGGCCACAATGGCCATAATATTTTTATGGTTTCTCTTTTTCAAGGTTTCAAGTAATTTTACACTCTCTTTTGTTCTGCCTGAATTGGAAGCGATAAAAACCGTATGGTCATCAAGATCATATTCTGCGGACTGACTTGCCCCTTCTGTTATGATGCTCTCTTTATAGTCGTGATGCCGGGCGTCATAAATCACTTTCTTTGCCGGAAAAATCCGTGACGAGCCTTCACCGGTTAATAATACTCGCTTGTGTTTAATGTGTTTTACAAAATCAAAAATCTGCAAAGGCGCCATGGCAGCCAATACGGCTTTAACCTCCAGCATTTCCCTGACAAGGAAATAGTTTTGATACTTGCTCTCTTTTTTGTTCATTGTTTATTTCCTTTAAAATCTGAACCTTAAGTGGTTGTATACATATGCTGAATCAATGCTTTGACTTTGATGGTTGCAATGCCCGAATTTATATCTGACATGGCATAGGGAATGACCAATTCATTGCAATGGATAATAGAACCGCAGGAATAGACAACATTAGGCACATACCCTTCCCGCTCTTTTTCAGTGGGCGCTAAAATCGGTTCCTTAAGCCGGGCAATGACTTTGCACGGATTTTCAAGGTCAAGGAGCACAGCCCCAATGCAGTATTGGCGCATGGGTCCCACGCCATGGGTAAGAACAATCCAGCCTTCACCCGTTTCTATGGGAGAACCGCAATTGCCGATCTGGATAAATTCCCAGGGATATTCGGGTGTCTGGATAACTTTAGACATACTCCAGAAGTGCAGATGCTTTGAAAACATAATATGGTTGTTTTCGCCATCCTGACGGGACAGCATGACAAATTGGCCTTTAATTTTTCTGGGAAATAACGCCAAACCTTTATTCTGTGCAGCCTTTCCGTTCAACATGGTTATTTTAAAACTGATAAAATCTTTGGTTTCAATCAATTGGGGGAGAATGGCAAACCAATTATATGCGGTATAGGTCGCATAGTAGGTCGATTTACCATTATCATCAAAAAACTGAACAA contains:
- a CDS encoding glycosyltransferase family 4 protein — its product is MKVLVLYDYPASPGGLATQGELLYRGLKEMGVDAYPVNFESAQEKEWYYRWFKPDVVLGVGYWGHTPDLILHPQQYGVQPVPWLVADGYISNYREILNSLPLILVTSNWVKEVYIRDGINPDIIEVLPVGCDTDAFHPMDRADPKVAAVRQSLGVAPDDMMILTVGGDAASKGALEVMQALAINNPKAPPWKYVCKVWPQERTEVQNASDHTLSNQLGISLNIINVMNRLSRNFMPHLINACDIYAAPSRLEGFGMPQVEAGACGKPVIGIKAMGMLDTLVHGETALLAEIAQEILLKETMVFAETDSKERQKIVFPSPRTVDYRASVHDIATYLMDLMESPDLRQKLGEAARKRVVEQFDYKVVAKRSVEIISTRLGIS
- a CDS encoding PIG-L family deacetylase → MNMSSLFNFKKIAVIVAHPDDETLWCGGLILMNPQCDWTIICLCRGNDLDRAPKFSAALTLYGATGAMGNLDDGPEQKTITQNHIKKDLRLLLPPVYFDLIITHSPAGEYTRHKRHEEIGRTVSDSWEQNILNAGELWLFAYEDHNTTGYPRAIQHADRIVELSEPIRLKKYKMITRTYGFSKESFEAMTTPKREAFWCFKKGEKNESIGFI
- a CDS encoding SIS domain-containing protein, which gives rise to MNKKESKYQNYFLVREMLEVKAVLAAMAPLQIFDFVKHIKHKRVLLTGEGSSRIFPAKKVIYDARHHDYKESIITEGASQSAEYDLDDHTVFIASNSGRTKESVKLLETLKKRNHKNIMAIVAHKDSVLMNGADYTYLLRSGHENAVAATKTVIEQALFYDILFRKSNLKDLPDLNETGVLIDQVLKQKIPETIVNQLVASDMIYFSGRNNGVSEELALKANEIVGKKSDYLEGTYAVHGIEEVMSKNEVIILIDPFPEQEAKIQKTLVETIGVIVIAISTRKTSFPTLQIPDLGEFNPYLQLAMGWNLLIETALELKMDLDHPKRARKIGNEYEQPV